In a single window of the Pontibacter russatus genome:
- a CDS encoding translocation/assembly module TamB domain-containing protein yields MASAKHLGKIALKIILWPIAIVVGLLILIIIALQFQAVQSYLATQGENYLEKTLGTRVDIGGFTTDWRNTLVLTEVYVEDQQQDTLWYSERLGVDMAVFSLLSGELNISKVDLDNATLKLHIREDSTTNFGYITEAFATDTSAVAAQPADTASAMAISLGIINLNNVYVVFRDEAGGNFIRTRIGDLTTTMEEVNLDEQRYLVDEIDLAHTWVDFEQTKLPPPDTAATEPLELDFGLNRVALEDIRVSYLSRPAEQRIELALGESELVADNIDLKGAHVDLESFMLRDTEVKYVQEKYKPVDSLAVNPAETVEELDESVEETAGQPMNWVVTLGELDVADLNLLFDNANAPEQPQGIDYDHLLVTDVVLDADDILFSTNRIRMDLNQFTLQEQSGFQIQNFNANIVVDSTSASLANLDLKTGSSHLQNDLKMTYPSLDAITENPSQVNLNLDINNSYIGLQDVQYLMPDMALNPAFRSIANSTIKLEAEAEGQLDNLRIGSLQLQGLNNTNVDVSGVVRNAMDPDNLYLDLNIDRFTTTRADILALTPAGTIPPDFRLPGQLSLDGSFQGTFTEFDTKMDLHSSFGNVAAVVDMGANEAFNATVKTDGFDLGQLFTDDSLGLGTVALVAEAKGTGLTPENMRASVQASVQRFDYSGYSYNDIDIDADIDRNLYAVEATAEDENLAFDLNGDFNLRDTLNPAYDFTLSLEKADLQALKLYTEPLAVQGNLEGSFTGADAATISGRLAGSELLVRHNGESFPIDTLMMELEQQGEVAEIALQSDIVDADMKFRNSLATLPTALQKYFSYYIDLQPDPPYPASINLKDFTATIDLKQTGIITSFVPDLQQLQPATPITATYDSDTQQLKLDGEISKIVYMDYTLQNLSLQVDGSQEQLAYSLNLQQLLSPSLNAKNISIDGAAMDDELAVKVAIAGDTTGAEKFVLGGVLNSLGTGYRFSFNPDQLVVNGDDWDVPQDNFLQFGTNLLYANNIRLQHNNQAIALNSTGPVAPGAPLNVAFENLSIGYLMRTVQEEQDSLIAGIINGEATLNDIMGDNLSFTSDLTVTDFTFEGVPVGDLALNASNAGGNRYNIDAKLTDNGNQVLVNGFMETQPNATLLNLDANVANLNMASLAGFTAGMVEQLDGTANGNFRISGTVAEPTILGELNFNRAQFNLTMFGSLFTLENERLVFDDQGIRFPDFTVTDSLENDLVVNGLIATDTYTDFQFDLGVETERFLALNSTAANNDLFYGTLFVAADATITGNMEVPVVQVDVHVLEGSDFTTVIPAESVGAAEREGIVEFVELGPELDRIIRQPGQDSVELVTGFVGAEVEADIFVTDETPITIVIDPTTGDQLTVRGTADPLFIGMRPTGEINMSGRYTITDGRYSMEFYDLASRELDIADGSYIDWSGDPLQGIMDITAIYNVETAPRELVASQLAGVDDPALQNQAEFRVLVNVEGELLTPEISFDIELAEGEQGDVPEEVISSLENLRQDESELNKQVFALLVLNRFLAPNPLASSGGGIESTVRNSLSGALTDQLNQLTNQYAGGLGLEFGVDSYQDYSSGSAEGRTDLNVALKQQFLDDRLTVSVGTDIGLEGGNRSNQTMSGFGGDISVEYSLTEDGRLRVRGFQRNQYEGVLEGGDVRATGMSVIYVREYNDFADLFRSLEEVQRRQKARKLEEARVTREEQQKIKEEEEKLQEEGIE; encoded by the coding sequence ATCGCTTCTGCCAAACATCTCGGGAAAATCGCCCTCAAGATCATACTCTGGCCAATCGCCATTGTAGTAGGGCTGCTTATACTCATCATCATCGCGCTGCAGTTTCAGGCCGTGCAGAGCTACCTGGCCACGCAGGGGGAGAACTACCTGGAAAAGACCCTGGGCACCCGGGTGGATATCGGCGGCTTTACCACCGACTGGCGCAATACCCTCGTGCTGACGGAGGTGTATGTGGAGGACCAGCAGCAGGACACGCTCTGGTATTCTGAGCGACTGGGCGTGGACATGGCCGTGTTTTCGCTCCTGAGCGGGGAACTGAACATCAGCAAGGTAGACCTCGACAACGCCACGCTCAAGCTGCACATCCGCGAAGACAGCACCACCAACTTCGGCTATATCACGGAGGCCTTCGCCACCGACACCTCCGCAGTGGCCGCACAGCCCGCCGACACCGCATCAGCCATGGCCATCTCGCTCGGCATCATCAACCTGAACAATGTGTATGTTGTTTTCCGGGATGAGGCGGGCGGCAACTTCATCAGGACCCGCATCGGCGACCTGACCACCACCATGGAGGAAGTGAACCTGGACGAGCAGCGCTACCTGGTGGACGAGATTGATCTGGCCCATACCTGGGTTGATTTTGAGCAGACGAAACTGCCGCCACCCGACACCGCCGCCACCGAGCCGCTTGAGCTGGACTTCGGCCTGAACCGCGTGGCCCTGGAGGATATCCGCGTCAGCTACCTCAGCCGCCCCGCCGAGCAGCGCATTGAGCTGGCCCTGGGGGAGTCGGAGCTGGTGGCAGACAACATTGACCTGAAGGGAGCCCACGTGGACCTGGAGAGCTTCATGCTCCGCGACACTGAGGTAAAATACGTGCAGGAGAAGTACAAGCCCGTTGACTCGCTGGCGGTGAACCCGGCAGAGACCGTGGAGGAATTGGACGAGTCGGTGGAGGAGACGGCTGGGCAGCCCATGAATTGGGTGGTGACGCTGGGCGAGCTGGATGTGGCGGATCTGAACCTGCTTTTCGACAATGCCAACGCGCCGGAGCAGCCGCAGGGTATCGATTACGACCATCTGCTGGTGACGGATGTGGTACTGGACGCCGACGACATCCTCTTCAGCACGAACCGCATCCGGATGGACCTGAACCAGTTCACCCTGCAGGAGCAAAGCGGCTTTCAGATCCAGAACTTCAACGCCAACATCGTCGTGGACTCCACCAGCGCCAGCCTGGCCAACCTGGACCTGAAAACAGGAAGCAGCCACCTGCAGAACGACCTCAAGATGACGTATCCATCATTGGACGCGATAACGGAGAACCCCTCGCAGGTAAACCTGAATCTGGACATCAATAACAGCTACATCGGGTTGCAGGACGTGCAGTACCTGATGCCGGACATGGCCCTGAACCCTGCCTTTAGAAGCATCGCCAACTCCACCATTAAACTGGAGGCTGAGGCGGAAGGCCAGTTGGACAACCTGCGCATCGGCAGTCTGCAACTGCAAGGCCTGAACAATACCAACGTGGACGTGAGCGGGGTGGTGCGCAACGCCATGGACCCCGATAACCTCTACCTCGACCTCAACATCGACCGTTTTACCACCACCCGCGCCGATATACTCGCGCTCACCCCGGCCGGCACCATCCCCCCCGACTTCAGGCTGCCGGGCCAGCTAAGCCTGGATGGCAGTTTCCAGGGAACATTCACGGAGTTCGACACGAAGATGGATCTGCACAGCTCCTTTGGCAATGTGGCGGCCGTGGTGGATATGGGGGCAAATGAAGCTTTTAACGCCACAGTCAAAACCGATGGCTTCGATTTGGGCCAACTGTTCACGGACGACAGCCTGGGGCTGGGCACTGTGGCCCTGGTGGCGGAGGCTAAAGGCACCGGCCTGACGCCTGAAAACATGCGGGCCAGCGTGCAGGCGTCGGTGCAGCGCTTCGACTACAGTGGCTACTCCTACAACGACATCGATATCGACGCGGACATAGACCGCAATCTATATGCAGTAGAGGCCACCGCCGAAGACGAGAACCTGGCATTTGACCTGAATGGTGACTTTAACCTGCGCGACACGCTGAACCCGGCCTACGATTTTACCCTGTCATTGGAAAAAGCAGACCTGCAGGCCCTGAAGTTATATACTGAACCACTGGCGGTACAGGGCAATCTGGAAGGCAGCTTCACCGGGGCCGACGCCGCCACCATCAGCGGCCGCTTGGCCGGCAGCGAACTGCTTGTGCGCCACAACGGCGAGAGCTTCCCGATCGACACGCTGATGATGGAGCTGGAGCAGCAGGGGGAAGTAGCGGAGATCGCGCTGCAGTCTGATATAGTGGATGCGGACATGAAGTTCCGGAACTCGCTGGCGACCCTGCCCACGGCCCTGCAAAAATACTTCTCATACTACATCGACCTGCAGCCCGACCCGCCCTACCCTGCCAGCATCAACCTGAAGGACTTTACAGCGACAATCGACCTGAAACAGACAGGGATTATCACCTCGTTTGTGCCCGACCTGCAGCAGTTGCAGCCAGCCACACCTATCACGGCCACCTACGACAGCGATACCCAGCAACTAAAGCTGGATGGCGAAATCAGCAAGATTGTATATATGGATTACACTCTGCAGAACCTCAGCCTGCAGGTAGACGGAAGCCAGGAGCAGCTGGCATATAGCCTTAATTTGCAGCAGTTGCTGTCCCCTTCCCTGAACGCCAAAAACATAAGCATAGATGGCGCCGCGATGGACGATGAACTGGCCGTGAAGGTAGCGATTGCCGGCGACACCACCGGGGCAGAAAAGTTTGTGCTCGGGGGCGTGCTCAACAGCCTGGGCACTGGCTACCGCTTCTCCTTCAACCCTGACCAACTGGTTGTAAACGGGGATGACTGGGATGTGCCGCAGGACAATTTCCTGCAGTTCGGCACCAACCTGCTCTATGCCAATAATATAAGGCTGCAGCACAACAACCAGGCGATAGCGCTGAACAGCACCGGCCCGGTTGCCCCGGGTGCCCCCCTGAACGTGGCTTTCGAGAACCTGAGCATCGGTTACCTGATGCGCACTGTGCAGGAGGAGCAGGACAGTCTGATAGCGGGAATCATTAACGGGGAAGCCACCCTGAATGACATCATGGGTGATAACCTCTCCTTCACCTCGGACCTGACCGTGACCGATTTTACATTTGAGGGCGTGCCCGTAGGAGACCTGGCCCTGAATGCCAGCAACGCAGGCGGAAACCGCTACAACATCGACGCGAAGCTGACCGACAACGGGAACCAGGTGCTGGTGAATGGCTTTATGGAGACACAGCCGAATGCCACGCTCCTGAACCTGGATGCCAACGTGGCCAACCTGAACATGGCCTCCCTCGCAGGATTTACGGCTGGCATGGTGGAGCAGCTGGATGGCACAGCCAATGGCAATTTTCGCATTTCTGGGACCGTGGCGGAGCCCACTATTCTCGGTGAGCTGAACTTCAACCGGGCACAGTTTAACCTCACCATGTTCGGCTCCCTGTTTACATTAGAAAATGAGCGGTTGGTGTTTGATGACCAGGGCATCCGCTTCCCCGATTTCACGGTCACGGATTCTTTGGAGAATGATCTGGTGGTGAATGGCCTCATCGCGACCGACACCTATACCGATTTTCAATTCGACCTGGGGGTAGAGACTGAAAGGTTCCTGGCGCTGAACTCCACCGCCGCCAACAACGACCTTTTTTACGGCACCCTGTTCGTGGCGGCTGACGCTACCATTACCGGCAATATGGAGGTGCCTGTGGTGCAGGTAGATGTACATGTGCTGGAAGGCTCGGATTTCACCACGGTTATTCCGGCCGAGTCGGTGGGAGCCGCCGAGCGCGAAGGCATCGTGGAGTTTGTGGAGCTGGGGCCTGAGCTGGACAGGATCATCCGGCAGCCGGGGCAGGACTCGGTGGAGCTTGTCACGGGCTTTGTGGGCGCAGAGGTGGAGGCAGATATCTTCGTAACCGACGAAACACCCATCACCATCGTCATAGACCCCACCACCGGCGACCAGCTGACGGTGCGGGGAACCGCTGACCCGTTGTTCATTGGCATGCGGCCAACCGGCGAGATAAACATGAGTGGCCGCTACACCATTACCGACGGCCGCTACAGTATGGAGTTTTACGACCTGGCCTCCCGCGAGCTGGATATAGCGGATGGCAGCTACATCGACTGGTCCGGCGACCCGCTCCAGGGAATCATGGACATCACGGCTATATATAACGTAGAAACGGCCCCACGGGAACTGGTGGCCTCGCAGCTGGCCGGTGTAGATGACCCCGCCCTGCAAAACCAGGCGGAGTTCCGGGTGCTGGTTAATGTGGAGGGCGAACTGCTGACACCGGAAATCAGCTTTGACATAGAGTTAGCGGAAGGAGAACAGGGAGATGTGCCGGAGGAAGTGATATCGAGCCTCGAGAACCTGCGGCAGGACGAGTCGGAGCTGAACAAACAGGTGTTCGCCCTCCTGGTGCTCAACCGCTTCCTGGCGCCCAACCCCCTGGCCAGTTCGGGCGGGGGCATAGAGTCAACGGTGCGCAACAGCCTAAGCGGCGCCCTGACAGACCAGCTCAACCAGCTCACCAACCAGTATGCCGGGGGCCTCGGCCTTGAGTTCGGCGTTGATTCCTACCAGGATTACTCCTCCGGGTCGGCAGAGGGGCGCACCGACCTGAACGTGGCCCTGAAACAGCAGTTCCTCGACGACAGGCTCACTGTGAGCGTGGGCACTGACATCGGCCTGGAGGGCGGCAACCGGTCTAACCAGACCATGAGCGGCTTTGGCGGCGACATATCAGTGGAGTACTCCCTGACAGAGGATGGCCGGCTGCGGGTGCGGGGCTTTCAGCGCAATCAGTATGAGGGCGTGCTGGAGGGGGGCGACGTGCGCGCCACCGGTATGTCGGTAATCTACGTGCGGGAGTACAACGACTTCGCAGACCTTTTCCGCAGCCTGGAGGAGGTGCAGCGAAGGCAGAAAGCGCGCAAGCTGGAGGAAGCCCGGGTAACGAGGGAAGAGCAGCAGAAAATAAAAGAGGAAGAAGAAAAACTACAGGAAGAGGGTATAGAGTAA
- the pfkA gene encoding 6-phosphofructokinase, which produces MKKIGVFTSGGDAPGMNACIRAIVRAAVYHGIEVYGIRRGYNGMIKGEISKLESYSVSNIIQKGGTILRSARSKEFTTKEGRRIAYEQLQKLGIEGLVAIGGDGTFTGANIFFEEYGIPTMGAPGTIDNDLYGTDYTIGYDTAVNTALDAIDKIRDTADSHDRVFFIEVMGRDSGYIAIPCAIGGGAEIVMIPETDTSIDYVVDTLRTGWSRSKTSFIVIIAEGGEEGSATEVAEKVQRALPHMDARVTILGHVQRGGSPTAADRMLASQLGIACVEGLLAGRKNEMAGIINSELTFTPFIDTITKDKPINPEFINMVNILSS; this is translated from the coding sequence ATGAAAAAAATTGGCGTATTTACTTCCGGCGGTGATGCTCCGGGCATGAATGCCTGCATAAGAGCAATTGTAAGGGCCGCTGTATATCATGGTATAGAAGTATACGGAATTAGACGCGGTTACAACGGCATGATAAAGGGGGAGATATCCAAACTGGAGTCTTACTCTGTCAGCAACATCATACAGAAGGGCGGCACCATCCTGCGCTCGGCCCGCAGCAAGGAGTTTACCACCAAAGAGGGCCGCAGGATAGCCTATGAGCAACTGCAGAAGCTCGGCATCGAGGGGCTGGTGGCCATAGGCGGCGACGGCACCTTTACGGGGGCCAACATCTTCTTCGAGGAGTACGGCATCCCGACCATGGGCGCGCCCGGCACCATCGACAACGACCTCTACGGCACCGACTACACCATTGGCTACGACACCGCCGTGAACACCGCCCTCGACGCCATCGACAAGATCCGCGACACGGCCGACAGCCACGACCGCGTGTTCTTCATCGAGGTGATGGGCCGCGACTCCGGCTATATCGCCATACCCTGTGCCATCGGCGGCGGCGCCGAGATTGTGATGATCCCGGAGACCGACACCAGCATCGACTACGTGGTGGACACCCTCCGCACGGGCTGGAGCCGCTCCAAGACTTCCTTTATCGTGATTATAGCAGAGGGCGGCGAAGAGGGAAGCGCCACCGAGGTAGCCGAGAAGGTGCAGCGGGCCCTGCCGCACATGGACGCCCGCGTTACCATACTGGGCCACGTGCAGCGCGGCGGCTCCCCTACTGCAGCAGACCGCATGCTGGCCAGCCAGCTCGGCATCGCCTGCGTGGAAGGGCTGCTGGCCGGCCGCAAGAACGAGATGGCCGGCATCATCAACTCCGAGCTGACCTTCACCCCGTTCATCGACACCATCACCAAGGACAAGCCCATCAACCCGGAGTTCATCAACATGGTGAACATCCTGTCGAGCTGA
- a CDS encoding TerB family tellurite resistance protein codes for MFGFFESEETKRLKSHITNLGALAKIDGHLDPTEMNYIVSIGQKHGIKAEEVRHLVSNVANIEPQLPANDSDRFDQIYDLVEMMLADGIVDENEMDFCINMAARLGFKKTIVGVLVRKISMGVKDGLSRANIKRDAQSFLNY; via the coding sequence ATGTTCGGTTTTTTTGAAAGCGAAGAAACAAAGAGATTGAAGAGCCATATCACCAACCTGGGTGCGCTGGCCAAAATTGACGGACACCTTGACCCGACGGAGATGAACTACATTGTCTCTATCGGCCAGAAGCACGGCATAAAGGCGGAAGAGGTGCGGCACCTTGTCTCGAACGTGGCCAACATAGAGCCACAACTCCCCGCCAACGACTCCGACCGGTTCGACCAGATATATGATTTGGTGGAGATGATGCTGGCCGACGGGATTGTGGATGAGAACGAAATGGACTTCTGCATCAACATGGCGGCCCGGCTCGGCTTCAAGAAAACCATTGTGGGGGTGCTGGTGCGTAAAATCTCGATGGGCGTGAAAGACGGGCTGAGCCGGGCCAACATCAAGCGCGATGCGCAGTCTTTCCTGAACTACTGA
- a CDS encoding SLC13 family permease, translating into MMTVGKRMLPDHDDQELAEEYKLQKYLTEIVVLPDSPLVGQLVFASDLTSLNFRILNIIRGKDNFLPDFRTRIQADDVLLVEGDLDNLMKVKETKGIQIMADVILEKDLQTDVIRLAELLVVRQSSLIGKTVKEVNFLQRYGLVVIAISRHGETLRSKIGSIELQLGDLLLVQGSSQRLNQMRSSNDVALLDEFEPVLYKKRKGVIAITCFAVAILLGTSQLLPLSIAFLLAAICSILFRCISTDRAYAAIDFRLLVLIGGMTAFGTAMENSGAADFLAQGIVDMMGPMGKMAVLAGFVVLTVILTQPMSNAAAALVVVPVALRAAVEMGADPRAFAIAIMLAASVSLVTPFEPACILVYSPGKYRFWDFIRIGSPLTLLLITVILLLVPVFWPM; encoded by the coding sequence ATGATGACTGTCGGGAAACGCATGCTGCCCGACCACGACGACCAGGAACTGGCCGAGGAATACAAACTACAGAAATACCTGACCGAGATTGTGGTGCTGCCAGACTCGCCGCTGGTGGGCCAACTGGTATTCGCCTCCGACCTCACCTCGCTCAACTTCCGCATCCTGAACATCATCCGGGGCAAGGACAACTTTCTCCCCGATTTCCGCACCCGCATACAGGCGGACGACGTGCTGCTGGTGGAGGGCGACCTTGACAACCTGATGAAGGTGAAGGAGACGAAAGGCATCCAGATCATGGCCGATGTCATTCTGGAGAAGGACCTGCAGACAGATGTGATACGGCTGGCCGAGTTGCTCGTGGTGCGGCAGTCGAGCCTGATTGGGAAGACGGTGAAAGAGGTCAATTTCCTGCAGCGCTACGGCCTGGTGGTTATCGCCATCTCGCGCCACGGCGAGACGCTGCGCAGCAAGATCGGAAGCATTGAGCTGCAGCTCGGGGACCTGCTGCTGGTGCAGGGCTCCTCCCAGCGGCTGAACCAGATGCGCAGTTCCAACGATGTGGCCCTGCTGGATGAGTTTGAGCCGGTGCTGTATAAGAAGCGCAAGGGCGTGATTGCCATCACCTGCTTTGCAGTGGCCATCCTGCTGGGCACCTCACAACTGCTGCCGCTCTCCATCGCCTTCCTGCTGGCCGCCATCTGCAGCATCCTCTTCCGCTGCATCAGCACCGACAGAGCCTACGCCGCCATCGATTTCCGCCTGCTCGTCCTGATTGGGGGCATGACGGCCTTTGGCACGGCCATGGAAAACTCCGGTGCCGCCGACTTTCTGGCGCAGGGCATTGTGGATATGATGGGCCCAATGGGCAAAATGGCGGTGCTGGCTGGCTTTGTGGTTCTGACCGTGATACTCACCCAACCCATGTCGAATGCGGCGGCGGCACTGGTGGTGGTGCCGGTGGCGCTGCGAGCTGCGGTGGAGATGGGGGCGGACCCCAGGGCTTTCGCTATTGCCATCATGCTGGCAGCCTCGGTGTCGCTCGTCACGCCTTTCGAGCCTGCCTGCATCCTGGTCTACAGCCCGGGCAAGTACCGGTTCTGGGACTTCATCCGGATAGGCAGCCCGCTCACGCTGCTGCTGATAACAGTAATCCTGCTGCTGGTGCCGGTGTTCTGGCCAATGTAA
- a CDS encoding SLC13 family permease, whose product MEIALVLTLLVIAVVLFATEKLPVEIVTLIMLIILASARIITPEEAFDGFSSDFIIIIAAIFILSAALQETGILDFAVVRLARLAHRSSHLMLFVVMVVTGIVSAFMNNTTVTAMFVTPLVGLSRRINESPSKLLMPLAYAAILGGTCTLIGTSTNVAVSGYIAKTGLPPSASLKLRASVSPFFWWGWCI is encoded by the coding sequence ATGGAAATAGCCCTTGTGCTAACGCTGCTGGTGATTGCAGTAGTGCTTTTCGCGACAGAGAAACTCCCTGTTGAGATTGTGACGCTCATCATGCTCATCATCCTGGCAAGCGCGCGCATCATCACCCCCGAAGAGGCTTTCGACGGCTTCAGCAGCGACTTCATCATCATCATCGCCGCCATCTTCATACTCAGCGCGGCGCTGCAGGAAACAGGCATCCTCGATTTTGCCGTGGTCAGGCTGGCGCGGCTGGCGCACAGGAGCTCGCACCTGATGCTGTTCGTCGTGATGGTCGTCACGGGCATTGTGTCGGCGTTTATGAACAACACCACCGTAACGGCCATGTTTGTGACACCGCTTGTGGGTTTGTCGCGGCGCATTAACGAAAGCCCGTCCAAGCTGTTGATGCCACTGGCCTATGCGGCGATACTGGGGGGCACCTGCACGCTCATCGGCACCTCCACCAACGTGGCCGTGAGCGGCTACATTGCCAAAACCGGCCTACCCCCATCGGCCTCTTTGAAATTACGGGCATCGGTGTCGCCATTTTTCTGGTGGGGGTGGTGTATATGA